Part of the Neoarius graeffei isolate fNeoGra1 chromosome 15, fNeoGra1.pri, whole genome shotgun sequence genome is shown below.
cgagtgactgaccgtttgtaagcaaacatggctgtcaggtttgctttgttaaacgcagaagattttgagagaattttgactgccaagtcgctccgttgtgtgtagttgtcgatgttgatttaaaaagtaagtaaattacacagagagaataataataatcatattcagcttgactgtgctagcattggccttcgctaacactataccagctagaaggtaacttaactgccgcgctaacagcaccgagtcgtgggtaaACTCGCGTtgaccttcgctaatgctactgctgaatgctacaacAGCTAGAAGGTAACAACTGCCCCATgttgcgttggccttcaagaatgctaatatggagtgtgtgtatgtataataataatggcttttttcatggtccatcagatacattccattcagctactcatcttcaactcgttcaatatcatgctagctgaatggaatatatctctcCCATATGGGCTGGCGTTAAGTGGTATATCATTTAAATATTTCTCTAAATTGacttttcagtgttttcatttcaaatctaattttgtccTTTAAAATTTTGctccttgcatatttgacaaaaaaaaaccccagcaaatttaataatgttgaattgtgcctaaatcagccctagatgccaccagaatacaccatctgaagtctctaatttcaataTTTTCCAGGGGAGCATATTTTCCAGAACCTCCTGCTctgtggaaggaaggaaggaaggaaggaaggaaggaaaaagccCAAGTGTGAAAGCACCCTAACAGATGACTGCTATTGTACATTATACTTAAATTGAATGTCCTCGTCTGTAGAAATAATTTTAAAGTAGCAAGCTCCTTCTATAAAATCTGCACTACAGATTTCTCCAATTTTCTGACCTTGCACAGACTAGATATGGTGGAGCAAGTAAAACAAAACTCCACCATCCCGGAGTCAGAATAAGACTTTATTTAGCTCATCAACATGGATTCTGGGTGTAACCGAATGCATCAAGTTTTACTTAATACCTGAGAGAAAGAACAGAAGGTGCGACTGGCCAATACTGAAAAACTGGTACAGTCCTAATGCAATTAGTCCCTTAAACATTCCACACAGCATTAAAACTGATTATTTACAGCAGAGACACTTTGATACTGAGGTTGAAGCTGGTTTTGTTATTTTACCTGAATTCCTCTTCCtgttaaaaagaaaaaattaTTCCAAGTACTGCAGTAAGAATATGAGAACATGCCTAGTAGAATTGAGACTTTAAAAGTCCGTTTCCATCATCATTCACTGCATTttttggcagtttttttttttaatcctaacAAATGAACACAAACCCCACTGCTTTTTCCACAGAGAGCAAATCTGCACTGCTAAGTAACGAATATTCAGTCATCCAGATGACCAAATTGTCTCATAATAATACACCAAAATAGCTGGGTTTGCAGTACAATGATACAAATATGGATTGTAGGTGGAATGTTTCTTTAAAGCAAAATCTGTGCTATCCTGAAGTGAAACTACACGTCACTatgtactttttcttttctttcttgctttggcGTAACCTCGCCCAAACCAGCCACCCTGTACTCCAGGCTCTTCAGATTTACTCGCTGACTCGGACTCAGAGTGCTCCAGGGCAGCAGGGGGCGCTAATGTTTTACGGCTGTGACTGTCCGCTTCATCCGGTCTGAGAGGGGTGGCCAAGCTGAAGATAGGATCCTCAGATCTGTTACATTGAGGGGAAAAAAGACACACAGCAGTAAATACAATTATACAGTACCACAGTGCTATTAAACGCTCAATTCTGATTGGGCAGAAGgtggtgattaattttctatgACAATAGTTGTAACTACAAAAAGATGTGTTGCTGATATGGGAAAGTTTTGCGTATGGAAGAGATGtttaaacatttatggaaggagtctccagtgttagcactTTGTAAAGTCCACACTCCATTCTTAAGAGAGAGAAGAATTATTGCGCTTATGGTTTCTTAGTCACATGACAAGCTGCCTTGTCAGGTCTCATTAAAggggatacgcagaacctttatttttaaaatacatttctgagtggacaggatctccatccttgactcttgtatgctgcataaatgggaatttaaaaaaatatataatttttgagAGTTAACAAATCAACCGCAGagttggcgttcgagctgccccgctgagccagccaactGAGCATGtgccgtcacagcggtaaccggttttaaggccaaggcctttgacagctatagaccaaagtcatataaataatttatagtgaaagtaagaaatagcgttactgacttgctcaactgagactgatttgacttcattgattgcgggttgactctcattaaaacaggataggtgttataacttatgcaacatacgtacatgcatgcatttttcactgataaaacataaaaggctaattaaataatcagatgaaccgagacaatcgcattctgaagcaaattaaataatcttataccggtaacttaaacacacaatacaagttacatggattaatctaaatgcaggtaaacagcgagtgttgttttgtatccaaacgagagtcgcatcttagtcgtctgtgttctcgcttcttgaaggccgatcttgtggctgattgtttcgaaacaaacaatctgactttcagttgttcgttcagttctccgtttattcgcttcttccacgtaagggcgagatattgctgctgaggcaagcatatccagcagagaaatcagacggctgctccactcattctccattttctccatactgagtactcctccATTACTACTCGGCTCAGGCAATGACTAAAATCTGGGACGGGAAATcatcggttttagcaacaaccaccgggaggtcactgcctgagcgataatacTTCACGTCCCATCCCATTCCGGGTTTCATCAACAAcactcggctcacactctgggagaactgatgcaactgaacttactttccttttcttgttagttttatttaattgttggtcctgcaccctctttcaatacgggcttatagccaatgctcctcaacagatcagaggtctcgtacgagtcttcagtaaaatgtgcagagcagaagagcgaccacttcgtaggcgcccaatgtgcccgtgaacaactcgcaaaacgcttccaaacctttgcagtttgaacattcttgggccatgaatgcaacgtaaatccaccttctgtcatgttgctgcacccgccagcaacacatctacgtggcatggcaataaattagctcaaaatggaggctcggagttgcagtcagcgctgtgttttagtatagcggaaatggcgatgagaccgatagccttcctgcggtgacgttacggacgtcaaggtcattcagaccgctacctatatgaatcactttaatcataaaaaaaaaaaaaactactgtattagatttattgttaacgcttaaaactattcctgtgccattcttgaggtctcaaggcatttataaacgaaagtgaggccacggTTCTGTGTACATGCTTTAAGTTCAAGAGAAAGACAggatggtgagggaacgactgttaatGGCTGCTATAACAAGTGATAACAGGCACCAGCTTGTTTTACAGCACAACCCCAAGTGGTGTATTCTTGACTTGTTCCACTATACAAAGCACAAGAAGTTTTGGCACCATTAAACTGGAACTGTACCAACATGAGCTAGTGTTACTGATGGATCACTATGCCATCTTAATACGCTAGTAAGAATGAAACAGACTTCATTAAAATCAGGCATTTTCAGCAGCATATACAAGCATAAAatcatatatagaggatattacatggtatgAAGTTGATCtcagagtggtgaatgtatatttttttcaacatgagaagataaacttcatatcttcgcgccactgtataatgttctttatattatatggacatccacaaaaaaaaaaaaagttaatgaaaattttaattttgaaccagttcgccattttgacaatgtgcgtctagtcagtgggaaaacactaggcgtgacgtcatcagagtgaaatatcaggaattattatacatacaggacacttttttccatggaataaaaacgtgttctattcccttctagcaggtttcattcatttggctcgatagtatgcaatattgttagcatatcgcttatcctatgtgcattacatcactctacccaatggagaatgaacgctgaatatggcttacgatattgcatggttgtcaagataacatgacatcacacatcggagacgtaaaacttccgctctagcgagtgactgggacaatttgcaaacaaacaaacaaacaaacaaacaaacaaacaaacatggccgccaggtttaccttgttaaatacagaaaattgagagaattttgaaagagaaagacacgttgaacacccaaaaggaaagtgcatgtataataataggcttttttttttcatggtatatcagatatattccattcagcttcagctactcgtctttgacttgttcagtatcatgctagctgaatggaatatatctgatataccatggaaaaaaaaaaaaagccagccaatattatttaaatatgcgtcactcagatccgtgatacattttgtataaaaaatgcgagtttttcaacacgagaagatattatatagacacattcataaacaaaaacgtccacaagtttatcaaaacaaatcattgatttcctcatgagtgacatacattttatattttaaaaaaaatttaccagctggaaggtccatatcgtgaaatactgtgaccgaggtcttgaaaaaagtattcaaggccgaggtcacggtatttcaccatacggaccgaccttaagctggtaaataaaatatttaataagCTTGTTTCTGCCCTTTactcctcaataaactgctggatttgctcggtgttagtaacagttacaggttttcagctttctcctgaaatgttttctcttatttcgtcttcatcagggtagtaaaactcgctttcgctgtgaacactgccgttatcgctatccatactgtaaaattaatgctattatactgagaaatgcgaaaataaatgctgacaaaaaattgctaccatgtctgttgttgttgtgaacgagcgagtcgccaaaaggTCCATAACtagggtccggatcgtaggattctggaccgctcgcgagccaatcagagcacacgatttgatggaaaccggactgcgaggagaaaaaaaaaaaaaaaaaagatttatgtcccggatgtagttcgtatgaaaaacatgagtggtgtatttccctagtctggctaacgcaacttcaaagctctgcgagcattggtctggcaaagatattaaccccaaccgtttcccaaagcgcgtggttgacccgcctacctgaaatgcctcagtttgctactggtcgaagccagaaaaggctgtgacgaagcttaaaccaatcacatcactctttcctctgacgtatgtgacgcgacggaaactgcttgagtaacagggaggagaataaatacctccagggctgctctttgctccgttttcaatgagaacttcccgttgaatgctttcaatacagcatccaccgctgtgtcaaaggcttgccgctgctccatgttcgtaatgtttctagtgaatgaagcgcttccggcatagattctgtaaacaatctatggcttccggtcgcagttctactacgtcactgccttgaacacgcctctacccagggccgttggagatgctcaaagttgattggctcccgatttttcgggagcttggaagagctggagatagcttgccttgccagactaagctcgcaacaggccctcgtgttacgtcacacttaggatgggcgggcccaggctagtatttcccagtaaaacactggtgtccatataatataaaagacACATTTTAACAAAGACAAGGATACGTGCCAGAATGACGGATGCAGTTGCTTTTACTGTGCCACACAGTGCAGGTCCCCAGTTCAATGTGCTGTGGGGGAAGACAAACAAACCCACCATTCCTACCTGTTGTAGTTTGGAATTTTAACTCCCAACTCTTCCATCAGGAGACGCATCACATCATCGCACTTTCCATGTATCTTCAGAGTGGCCAAGTCATCTTTTGGTGTCCACTACAAAAAAAGATGAACAAACGTGCTGTAAATGCATTCAATCGAATATAACAGACGTGAGATGGCTTTACCTGAAGGTTGACGATGTATAGCTTCGGTCTTTTAGCAGCCGCTTTCTTCATGCACCACAAGCACGCGTACTTCTTCAGGACCTGCCAAAGCAACGCCAGGCATCAGAGAAACCGCCGAGAGAATGTTTTTAAACCTAACCTAACGTCATTTCCTGGCTGACCTTCAGACTGGAACCGAGGCAGAGGATGAGATCAGCCTGGTCTGCGGCCTCCGCTGCGCCTTTCCAGTTTAACGGCTGCTCCAGGGTCCCTCTCTCACCAAAGTGCACGATGGTGTCCCTCAGCTCCCCTCTGCAATGAGCGCACTGCCGGCCTGTCGCGTGCCTGTGCAGCGCCGTACGCTCCGTCACGTCAAACAGACGGATCACCTCGCGAACCGGAGAGCACGACACACACACCTGCACGAAAATTGAGAAGACGGATATTGGATAAGGCACGGCACACAAGATTCGGTGAAGTGCACTGGACGAAGTCTCACCTCGATGAACATGTTCCCATGCAGCTCAGACAGGGCGTGTCTGGGGAGCCCGCTACGCAAGTGAAGACCATCGCAGTTTTGAGAGACCACATGCTGAACCTGTGAATGATTACAtagacactaccgttcaaaagtttggggtcacccagacaattttgtgttttccgtgaaaagtcacacttttatttcccaccataagttgtaaaatgaataaaaaaa
Proteins encoded:
- the sirt7 gene encoding NAD-dependent protein deacetylase sirtuin-7, which translates into the protein MKEVAGMESETKQSGLSRAERKALEKAKLVQKETQRNNFKLVARILKKPECERTEEERALLQGHQDTVQELSKRQVRTNLLKRKQEEVFDDEEDLRSKVKQLAEAMGQARHVVVYTGAGISTAASIPDYRGPNGVWTQLQKGHAIRHSDLSEAEPTLTHMCIRMLHKVKMVQHVVSQNCDGLHLRSGLPRHALSELHGNMFIEVCVSCSPVREVIRLFDVTERTALHRHATGRQCAHCRGELRDTIVHFGERGTLEQPLNWKGAAEAADQADLILCLGSSLKVLKKYACLWCMKKAAAKRPKLYIVNLQWTPKDDLATLKIHGKCDDVMRLLMEELGVKIPNYNRSEDPIFSLATPLRPDEADSHSRKTLAPPAALEHSESESASKSEEPGVQGGWFGRGYAKARKKRKST